The Pontibacter pudoricolor genome contains a region encoding:
- the leuS gene encoding leucine--tRNA ligase yields MSEYNFSQIEKKWQHYWEENQTFKANETNGKPKYYALDMFPYPSGAGLHVGHPLGYIASDIVSRYKRLKGFNVLHPMGFDSFGLPAEQYAIQTGQHPAITTEQNIARYVEQLKNIGFSFDWEREVRTSDPNYYKWTQWIFKQLFNSYYNYSSDKAESIDKLIAAFEANGNATINAACDEDTPAFTAEEWKSMNVQQQSELLLKYRLTYVAEAVVNWCPALGTVLANDEVVGGVSERGGYPVERKKMRQWMMRITAYAERLLQGLETIDWPEPVKEMQRNWISKSVGAELDFAIEGDGHIKVFTTRIDTIFGATFVVLAPEHDLVAQITTDAQRAEVEKYVNVAKNRSERERMTDVKTVSGVFTGAYAINPISEERVSIWIADYVLPGYGTGAVMAVPGHDSRDYAFAKHFNLPIREVVAGGNLEVEAYAAKDGKIINSGFLNGLDVKDAIKAGIAKAEELGVGKGRVQYRMRDAVFSRQRYWGEPVPVYFKDGIPQLLNDEELPLELPKIDAYLPTETGEPPLGRAVDWKHENQYEYELSTMPGWAGSSWYWYRYMDPQNNTEFAAKDKIEYWRNVDLYIGGSEHATGHLLYSRFWNKFMFDLGLVVEEEPFKKLINQGMIQGRSNFVYRIKDTNKYVSFGLKDQYDVTPLHVDVNIVENDVLDLEAFKKWRPENADAEFVLEDGKYHVGVEIEKMSKSKYNVVNPDDLVEKMGADTLRMYEMFLGPLEQFKPWNTNGMDGVHKFLKKYWKLFHDNSGNFSVSDEAPTAEELKTLHKTIKKVEEDIERFSFNTSVATFMICVNELTQLKTNKRAILEPLTIVLAPYAPHITEELWQQLGHSESISYATFPQWKEEYLVENTFEYPVSVNGKTRHKLSFATDTPRDEIEKAVLADEQVIRFFDGKTPKKVIIVPNKIINVVV; encoded by the coding sequence ATGTCAGAATATAATTTCAGCCAGATTGAGAAAAAATGGCAGCACTACTGGGAAGAGAACCAGACGTTTAAAGCCAATGAAACCAACGGTAAACCAAAATACTACGCCCTGGATATGTTCCCGTATCCGTCTGGTGCCGGTCTGCACGTAGGTCACCCGCTTGGCTATATTGCCTCTGACATTGTGAGTCGTTACAAGCGCCTGAAAGGTTTTAATGTGCTGCATCCGATGGGCTTCGACTCATTTGGATTACCAGCTGAACAATATGCGATACAAACCGGTCAGCACCCGGCCATAACTACTGAACAGAACATTGCCCGTTATGTTGAGCAGCTGAAAAACATCGGTTTCTCCTTTGACTGGGAACGCGAAGTACGTACCTCTGACCCTAACTACTATAAGTGGACGCAGTGGATCTTCAAACAACTGTTCAACAGCTACTATAACTATAGTTCAGACAAAGCGGAAAGTATAGATAAGCTGATCGCTGCATTTGAAGCTAACGGTAACGCAACTATAAATGCCGCCTGCGACGAAGACACACCTGCCTTCACAGCCGAAGAATGGAAAAGCATGAACGTGCAGCAGCAGTCAGAACTATTACTGAAGTACAGACTGACTTACGTTGCCGAAGCTGTCGTGAACTGGTGCCCTGCTTTGGGCACAGTGCTGGCAAATGATGAAGTAGTTGGCGGCGTTTCGGAGCGTGGCGGTTACCCGGTAGAGCGTAAAAAAATGCGCCAGTGGATGATGCGCATCACGGCGTATGCTGAGCGTTTGTTGCAGGGCCTGGAAACTATAGACTGGCCGGAGCCTGTAAAAGAAATGCAGCGCAACTGGATCAGTAAATCGGTTGGTGCAGAACTTGACTTTGCTATTGAAGGCGACGGTCATATAAAAGTTTTCACTACCCGCATCGATACCATTTTCGGGGCAACCTTCGTAGTGCTTGCACCTGAGCACGACCTGGTAGCACAAATAACCACAGACGCACAACGCGCCGAAGTTGAAAAATATGTAAACGTAGCTAAAAACCGTTCGGAGCGTGAGCGAATGACGGACGTAAAAACCGTAAGCGGTGTGTTTACTGGTGCCTACGCCATCAACCCTATCTCTGAAGAGCGTGTGTCGATCTGGATTGCCGATTATGTACTGCCTGGTTATGGTACCGGTGCGGTAATGGCCGTGCCAGGCCACGACTCGCGCGACTATGCGTTTGCCAAACACTTTAACCTGCCAATAAGAGAAGTTGTAGCAGGTGGTAATCTAGAAGTTGAAGCCTACGCAGCAAAAGATGGTAAGATCATCAATTCCGGTTTCCTGAACGGGCTGGATGTGAAAGATGCTATAAAAGCTGGTATAGCGAAAGCTGAAGAACTGGGTGTTGGCAAGGGGCGCGTGCAGTACCGTATGCGTGATGCTGTTTTCAGTCGCCAGCGCTATTGGGGCGAGCCTGTTCCGGTTTACTTTAAAGATGGGATTCCGCAGTTGTTAAATGACGAGGAGTTGCCATTGGAGCTTCCGAAAATCGATGCGTACCTGCCAACTGAAACCGGTGAGCCGCCTCTTGGTCGCGCCGTTGATTGGAAGCATGAAAACCAATATGAGTATGAACTGAGCACCATGCCGGGCTGGGCTGGAAGCAGCTGGTACTGGTACCGCTACATGGACCCACAGAACAACACCGAGTTTGCAGCAAAAGATAAGATCGAATACTGGCGCAATGTAGATTTATACATAGGCGGTTCAGAGCACGCAACCGGTCACCTGCTCTACTCCCGCTTCTGGAACAAATTCATGTTCGACTTGGGCTTGGTGGTGGAAGAAGAGCCGTTCAAAAAGCTCATTAACCAGGGCATGATCCAGGGTCGTTCAAATTTTGTGTACCGCATTAAAGACACGAATAAGTATGTTTCTTTCGGCCTGAAAGACCAGTATGATGTAACTCCATTACATGTGGATGTGAACATTGTCGAGAACGACGTGCTGGACCTGGAAGCTTTTAAAAAGTGGCGGCCAGAGAATGCTGATGCAGAGTTTGTGCTGGAAGATGGCAAGTACCATGTCGGTGTTGAGATCGAGAAGATGTCGAAGTCGAAGTACAACGTGGTGAACCCGGATGACCTGGTTGAGAAAATGGGTGCCGATACGCTTCGTATGTACGAGATGTTCCTGGGGCCACTGGAGCAGTTCAAGCCATGGAATACCAACGGCATGGACGGCGTTCACAAGTTCCTGAAAAAGTACTGGAAACTATTCCATGATAACAGTGGTAATTTCTCGGTTTCTGATGAAGCGCCAACAGCCGAAGAACTGAAAACTTTACACAAGACCATTAAAAAAGTAGAAGAAGATATCGAGCGTTTCTCGTTCAATACATCGGTTGCTACGTTTATGATCTGTGTAAACGAACTGACGCAGCTGAAAACCAACAAACGTGCTATACTGGAGCCTTTAACTATAGTTCTGGCACCTTATGCACCGCATATTACCGAAGAACTATGGCAGCAGCTTGGCCATTCTGAGAGTATCAGTTATGCTACCTTCCCGCAATGGAAAGAAGAGTACCTTGTAGAAAACACGTTTGAGTACCCGGTATCCGTGAACGGAAAGACGCGCCACAAGCTTTCGTTTGCGACAGATACGCCGCGCGATGAAATAGAAAAAGCGGTGCTGGCAGATGAGCAGGTAATAAGATTTTTTGATGGAAAAACACCAAAGAAAGTTATTATAGTACCTAACAAAATCATAAACGTGGTAGTATAA
- a CDS encoding acyl carrier protein phosphodiesterase, with amino-acid sequence MNYLAHLYLSGNDEELLLGNFIADAVKGNKATLYSPGIARGIKLHRLIDTYTDTHPVVLETKVRLREKYKKYAPVVADLYFDHFLAKHFDRFANESLENYTQRTYRLINSHFEALPERVQYFFPYMMEQNWLLGYAEIEGIGRALTGLSRRTSFESGMETAGEELTINYSLYHRDFELFFPELVHYVEEMKHII; translated from the coding sequence TTGAATTATCTCGCTCATTTATACTTGTCTGGTAACGACGAAGAACTGCTGCTTGGCAACTTTATTGCGGATGCTGTAAAAGGCAACAAGGCAACACTTTATAGTCCGGGTATTGCCCGGGGCATAAAACTACATCGCCTGATCGATACTTATACAGATACGCACCCGGTAGTTTTAGAAACAAAAGTACGTCTGCGCGAAAAGTATAAAAAGTACGCGCCGGTGGTGGCAGATTTATATTTCGACCATTTTCTGGCAAAGCATTTTGACAGGTTCGCTAACGAGTCGTTAGAGAATTATACCCAACGTACCTATCGTCTGATCAACAGTCATTTTGAAGCTTTACCGGAGCGGGTGCAGTATTTTTTCCCGTACATGATGGAGCAGAACTGGCTGCTTGGTTATGCTGAAATAGAAGGGATAGGCCGTGCATTAACAGGGCTCAGCCGCCGCACAAGTTTTGAATCCGGAATGGAAACGGCAGGAGAGGAGCTGACTATAAACTATAGTTTGTATCACCGGGATTTTGAGTTGTTTTTCCCGGAGTTGGTGCATTATGTGGAGGAAATGAAGCATATAATTTGA
- a CDS encoding MmcQ/YjbR family DNA-binding protein, with product MDIEAFRDYCMAKPGTTEELPFDEDTLVFKVCGKMYALCSISEFEKGIALKCDPEQAVLLREQYQQIKPGYHMNKLHWNTVLPEAGLPGQLLQELIDHSYFLVASKLTKAQKQSINFKM from the coding sequence ATGGATATAGAAGCGTTCCGAGATTATTGCATGGCCAAGCCCGGCACCACAGAAGAACTGCCTTTTGATGAGGATACGCTGGTTTTTAAAGTGTGCGGAAAAATGTATGCACTATGCAGCATTTCAGAATTTGAGAAAGGCATTGCTTTAAAGTGCGACCCTGAACAGGCTGTTTTATTACGGGAGCAATACCAGCAAATTAAACCCGGATACCACATGAACAAACTGCATTGGAACACTGTGCTTCCTGAGGCAGGTTTACCAGGGCAGTTATTACAGGAACTTATAGATCATTCATACTTTTTAGTAGCTTCTAAATTAACAAAGGCACAAAAGCAGTCTATAAATTTTAAGATGTAG
- a CDS encoding AAA domain-containing protein yields the protein MRDIFEELKQVQELLKIEQEEDRQQYKIKSLKSTIQERKNMGFCWYPVVISKEEIGFGNKVVIELERTSGRDQLHLFQTGKAAALFSNSGERNNLNGVIVGLKRNKILLATNKEDLPDWIDDGKLGIDLTFDEMSYREMEFALKKTIEATKSRHAELRDVLLGINEPVFTDAKVPEISVLNDSQNEAVRKVAQAKDVAIIHGPPGTGKTTTLVQAILYTLKTQKRLLVTAPSNTAVDLLTEKLANEGVNVIRIGNPSRVSDVLLEHTLDAQIMDHKAYKDLKTVRKTAEEYKRMAFQFKRKFGHEERMQRQLYKAESNRLLEEADNIEHYITEDLLENVQVITCTLVGAANKAIRHLHYDTVFIDEAAQALEPACWVPISRTNRVVLAGDHCQLPPTVKSFLADQKGLSKTLFEKCIERQPNVSVMLKTQYRMHHHIMQFSNEQFYNGELTAHESVHSSDLHGYDTFFKPGLALEFIDTAGCGYNEVVNPEAQSSANPEEADLLLNHLQLLLKDYVQDEEVAPLKIGVIAPYRAQINYLQDKVEHMPHLHELYLKRELSIGTVDSFQGQERDIIYISMVRSNETGEIGFLSDIRRMNVGMTRAKKKLVIVGDSATLSNHPYYDAFLKYTESINAYKSAWELTECLP from the coding sequence ATGAGAGACATTTTTGAAGAACTGAAGCAGGTACAGGAACTGCTTAAAATAGAACAGGAAGAAGACCGCCAGCAATACAAGATCAAGAGCTTGAAAAGTACGATTCAGGAGCGTAAAAATATGGGCTTCTGCTGGTACCCGGTCGTTATTTCGAAAGAGGAGATCGGTTTTGGCAATAAAGTAGTTATAGAACTGGAGCGCACATCCGGCCGCGATCAGCTTCACCTTTTCCAGACGGGTAAAGCGGCTGCCTTGTTTAGCAATAGTGGCGAGCGTAATAACCTGAATGGTGTTATAGTTGGCCTTAAACGCAACAAAATCCTGTTGGCCACTAATAAAGAAGACCTGCCCGACTGGATAGATGACGGGAAGCTCGGTATTGACCTGACCTTTGATGAAATGAGCTACCGCGAGATGGAATTCGCTCTAAAGAAAACCATCGAAGCAACTAAATCCCGTCATGCAGAGCTGCGCGATGTACTGTTAGGAATAAATGAGCCTGTTTTTACAGATGCGAAAGTACCTGAAATCTCAGTATTGAATGATTCCCAAAATGAAGCCGTAAGAAAAGTAGCGCAGGCGAAAGACGTGGCGATTATACACGGCCCGCCGGGTACCGGTAAAACCACCACGCTGGTACAGGCCATCTTATATACCTTAAAAACCCAGAAGCGCCTTCTGGTAACGGCTCCATCTAACACGGCTGTAGATTTGCTAACTGAAAAACTGGCTAACGAAGGCGTAAATGTGATCCGAATCGGTAACCCGTCGCGGGTATCTGATGTGTTGCTGGAGCATACGCTGGACGCCCAAATCATGGATCACAAAGCCTATAAGGATCTGAAAACAGTGCGTAAAACGGCTGAAGAGTATAAGCGCATGGCCTTCCAGTTTAAACGTAAGTTCGGGCACGAAGAGCGTATGCAGCGCCAACTATACAAAGCAGAAAGCAACCGCCTGCTGGAAGAAGCTGATAACATTGAGCATTACATTACCGAAGATTTGCTGGAGAATGTACAGGTCATTACGTGTACGCTGGTTGGTGCTGCCAATAAGGCCATCCGCCACCTGCATTACGATACTGTTTTTATAGACGAAGCTGCCCAAGCCCTGGAACCAGCCTGCTGGGTTCCGATCTCACGCACCAACCGCGTGGTACTGGCTGGAGACCATTGCCAGTTGCCACCAACCGTTAAATCTTTTTTGGCCGACCAGAAAGGCTTAAGCAAAACACTGTTTGAGAAATGCATCGAGCGGCAGCCAAATGTTTCGGTGATGCTGAAAACGCAGTACCGCATGCACCACCATATCATGCAGTTCTCGAACGAACAGTTTTATAACGGAGAATTAACTGCCCACGAAAGCGTGCACAGCAGCGACCTGCATGGTTACGATACTTTCTTTAAACCCGGCCTTGCCTTAGAATTTATTGATACGGCTGGCTGCGGCTACAATGAAGTCGTAAACCCGGAAGCGCAAAGCTCTGCCAATCCCGAAGAGGCTGATCTGCTGCTTAACCATCTGCAATTATTATTGAAAGACTACGTGCAGGATGAAGAAGTCGCCCCACTTAAAATTGGTGTAATTGCGCCTTACCGAGCCCAGATAAATTACCTGCAGGATAAAGTGGAGCACATGCCGCATCTGCACGAACTATACCTGAAACGCGAGCTTTCAATCGGTACCGTGGATAGTTTCCAGGGGCAGGAGCGCGATATTATTTACATCAGTATGGTGCGCAGCAACGAAACCGGGGAAATTGGGTTCTTGAGCGATATCAGGAGAATGAACGTGGGCATGACACGGGCTAAAAAGAAACTGGTTATAGTTGGCGACAGCGCCACACTTTCCAATCATCCTTATTACGATGCTTTTCTAAAGTATACTGAAAGTATCAATGCTTATAAAAGCGCCTGGGAACTTACAGAGTGCCTGCCTTAA
- a CDS encoding DUF1003 domain-containing protein — protein sequence MKMHRSNSGVCQVTGKHLPMQQLVSGTDIRKGILDLMKAEHPHFDEKGFVSIAVLNQYRNKYLENMLTSELGELSELEKEVIKSINEHELLSSNIETELSENLTFGERVSDKIATFGGSWTFILIFFSFLFLWIAINVYFAATRPFDPYPFILLNLILSCLAAIQAPIIMMSQNRKEAKDRQRSEYDYQVNLKAELEIRLLHEKIDHLIINQNQRLIEIQQIQVDLLEDIMVGLKSKKH from the coding sequence ATGAAAATGCATCGTAGCAACAGCGGCGTTTGCCAGGTAACCGGAAAACATTTGCCTATGCAGCAACTGGTGTCCGGCACAGACATACGCAAGGGCATCCTGGATTTAATGAAAGCAGAACATCCTCATTTTGATGAGAAAGGTTTTGTTTCTATTGCTGTGCTAAACCAGTACCGTAATAAGTACCTCGAAAATATGCTTACCAGCGAGCTGGGAGAATTGTCGGAGCTGGAAAAAGAGGTAATCAAAAGCATAAACGAACATGAGTTACTGTCTTCTAACATAGAAACAGAACTCTCCGAAAACCTTACGTTCGGGGAACGTGTATCCGATAAAATTGCGACTTTTGGTGGAAGCTGGACATTTATCCTGATCTTCTTTTCATTTCTTTTTCTCTGGATTGCCATCAATGTATACTTTGCAGCTACCCGGCCCTTTGATCCTTACCCTTTTATCCTTTTAAACCTGATACTTTCCTGCCTGGCTGCTATACAGGCACCTATTATTATGATGAGCCAGAACCGGAAAGAGGCAAAAGACCGGCAACGCTCGGAATATGATTACCAGGTGAACCTGAAAGCGGAACTGGAAATACGATTACTGCACGAAAAGATAGATCACCTGATCATCAACCAAAACCAGCGCCTGATAGAGATACAGCAAATTCAGGTAGACCTGCTGGAAGATATTATGGTAGGCTTAAAAAGCAAAAAGCATTAA
- a CDS encoding MarR family winged helix-turn-helix transcriptional regulator: MHFENEVGVKIRNEWQKASLNLLYTSGFLFNGYESFFKRHGLTTQQYNALRILRDQFPTPISTSGLRDKMLDKMSDTSRLVSRLNAKGFVEVKQNPHDKRLVNIILSEKGHDMMAGIDPELSLLDGLLHDLSEEEATQLSELLSKVRKSIKTASKRIRATPA, encoded by the coding sequence ATGCATTTTGAGAATGAAGTTGGGGTTAAAATCCGCAACGAATGGCAGAAGGCGAGCTTGAACCTTCTTTATACTTCTGGGTTTCTTTTTAATGGGTACGAGAGCTTTTTTAAACGCCATGGCCTTACTACACAGCAATATAACGCATTACGTATTTTAAGGGATCAGTTTCCAACACCCATCTCAACATCCGGACTTCGGGATAAGATGCTGGATAAAATGTCAGATACTTCCAGGTTAGTGAGCCGGTTAAATGCAAAGGGGTTTGTGGAAGTAAAGCAGAATCCGCATGATAAGCGATTGGTAAACATAATACTATCTGAGAAGGGCCACGACATGATGGCCGGGATTGATCCTGAACTTAGCCTGTTAGATGGCCTGCTTCATGATTTGAGTGAAGAAGAAGCTACACAGTTGAGTGAACTGCTATCGAAAGTACGCAAATCAATAAAAACTGCCTCTAAGCGTATTCGTGCAACTCCGGCATAA
- a CDS encoding spheroidene monooxygenase — protein MSSTIVPAPRLTTLTLFGIKKGHLRWGLAQMGAAGPKLAKVPGLFFYKLLGSGRGRGFSIKPNFYRYGMLCTWESDEAADNFFRSSDLIKEYEQHTFERWTCYLHPLHSHGQWDKKEPFSPLSSLNYSSGPIAVLTRASINMRALPNFWRFVPQSSKALDEADGLVCSIGLGELPLIRQATFSIWESAEAMKKYAYRNPKHQEVIRRTRSENWYSEELFARFIPLKTVGTWNGTDPVGSYVAG, from the coding sequence TTGTCTTCAACTATAGTTCCTGCACCGCGCCTGACGACGCTCACCTTGTTTGGTATTAAAAAGGGCCACCTGCGCTGGGGGTTGGCACAAATGGGTGCGGCTGGCCCGAAGTTAGCGAAAGTACCGGGCTTGTTTTTTTATAAACTACTGGGTAGCGGACGTGGCAGAGGATTTAGCATCAAACCAAATTTTTATCGTTACGGTATGCTTTGTACCTGGGAAAGCGATGAAGCGGCTGATAACTTTTTCCGGAGCTCCGACCTGATAAAAGAATATGAACAGCATACATTTGAACGCTGGACCTGCTACCTGCACCCCTTGCATAGCCACGGGCAATGGGACAAAAAAGAACCGTTCTCACCCCTTTCAAGTTTAAACTATAGTTCAGGGCCTATTGCAGTGCTTACCCGTGCCAGCATAAACATGCGGGCTTTGCCCAACTTCTGGCGTTTTGTGCCGCAATCCAGCAAAGCGCTGGATGAGGCAGATGGATTGGTTTGCTCGATTGGTCTGGGTGAATTACCACTAATCCGCCAGGCAACGTTCAGTATCTGGGAGTCGGCAGAGGCTATGAAAAAATATGCCTACCGCAACCCGAAGCACCAGGAAGTAATCAGAAGAACCCGCTCCGAAAACTGGTACTCCGAGGAGCTTTTTGCCCGGTTTATCCCGCTGAAAACAGTCGGTACCTGGAACGGAACAGACCCGGTAGGTAGCTACGTGGCTGGTTAA
- a CDS encoding DUF6728 family protein — MKGLFDFTEVATYFFRKKDPNRKSTFNLRAMHTINKISILMFLAAIIYFIIKHI, encoded by the coding sequence ATGAAGGGATTATTTGATTTCACGGAAGTAGCGACTTACTTTTTCCGTAAAAAAGACCCGAACCGCAAGAGCACCTTTAACCTGCGTGCCATGCACACGATCAATAAAATATCTATCCTGATGTTCCTGGCTGCTATCATTTACTTTATTATCAAGCATATTTAG
- a CDS encoding FKBP-type peptidyl-prolyl cis-trans isomerase, whose amino-acid sequence MKIEKNKVVTLTYELRVQNESGEQSVIEIANEEQPMAFIYGMSGLPDQFEENLSNLSEGDNFDFKLDAEEGYGEYDENAVVELPMNVFEVEGAVPDNMLEVGNFIPMTDSEGNQLQGRVAAVTESNVKMDFNHPLAGKELYFKGKVAQVREATKEELDHGHVHGAGGHHH is encoded by the coding sequence ATGAAAATTGAAAAGAACAAAGTAGTAACGCTTACCTACGAACTGCGTGTGCAAAACGAAAGCGGAGAGCAAAGCGTGATAGAAATAGCGAACGAAGAACAACCAATGGCTTTCATTTACGGCATGAGCGGCCTGCCAGATCAGTTTGAAGAAAACCTGAGCAACCTGAGCGAAGGCGACAACTTCGACTTTAAACTGGACGCAGAAGAAGGCTACGGCGAGTACGATGAAAACGCTGTGGTTGAATTGCCAATGAACGTTTTTGAAGTAGAAGGTGCTGTACCGGATAACATGCTGGAAGTAGGCAACTTTATACCAATGACAGACAGCGAGGGCAACCAGTTACAGGGCCGCGTAGCAGCAGTTACCGAATCAAATGTAAAGATGGACTTCAACCACCCGCTTGCTGGTAAAGAACTATACTTTAAAGGTAAAGTTGCTCAGGTGCGTGAGGCTACCAAAGAAGAGTTAGATCATGGTCACGTACATGGTGCTGGCGGTCATCATCATTAA
- a CDS encoding pyridoxamine 5'-phosphate oxidase family protein, translating into MNNEQNENLQKLIDKIKDIDIAMMTTADDDGSLRSRPMRNMQIKEDGIIWFFTGYESAKSHELKNDSHVNLSYADPSNNLYVSVSGRASLSRDKAKIDELWNPAMKAWFPEGIDDPNVGLIKVTIDKAEYWDSPNSAVVHLYGVVKAAITGERADPGENKKINL; encoded by the coding sequence ATGAATAACGAACAAAACGAGAACCTGCAAAAACTGATAGATAAGATCAAGGATATTGACATTGCCATGATGACCACCGCAGACGATGACGGCAGCCTGCGCAGCCGCCCGATGCGTAACATGCAGATCAAGGAAGATGGTATTATCTGGTTCTTTACTGGTTACGAATCTGCCAAATCGCATGAGCTAAAAAATGACTCGCATGTAAACCTTAGTTATGCAGATCCTTCGAATAACCTGTATGTATCGGTATCTGGCAGGGCTTCTTTGTCAAGAGATAAAGCTAAGATTGATGAATTATGGAATCCGGCTATGAAAGCCTGGTTTCCGGAAGGCATAGACGATCCGAATGTGGGCTTGATAAAAGTAACGATAGATAAAGCAGAATACTGGGATTCGCCGAACAGCGCCGTAGTACATTTATATGGCGTGGTAAAAGCGGCTATAACCGGTGAGCGCGCCGATCCGGGCGAAAACAAAAAGATCAACCTGTAA
- a CDS encoding DsbA family protein, translated as MEKYDLLDVPHLIYVMDPMCSWCYGFAPVLHRIKQEQEGKLNFKLVLGGLRANTEPMDAENLAKTKQHWQDVEQVTGQPFDYSFFNRTDFIYNTEPACRAVVAMRYLHPESELLMAEKVQDAFYAGNNDVTNGVVLAEIASTFGIEEDTFLEKFNSDDMREKTKQDFVIARHLQAIAFPSMYLLNGHEVHLLSRGYRTYEAMDMLLKNALKQINDLK; from the coding sequence ATGGAAAAATACGATCTGCTGGATGTGCCGCACCTGATCTATGTAATGGACCCCATGTGCTCGTGGTGCTATGGTTTTGCGCCGGTACTGCATCGCATAAAACAGGAACAGGAGGGCAAACTGAACTTTAAACTGGTACTGGGCGGACTCCGTGCAAATACAGAACCGATGGATGCAGAAAATCTAGCCAAAACCAAGCAGCATTGGCAGGATGTGGAGCAGGTTACCGGTCAACCGTTTGATTATAGTTTTTTTAACAGAACAGATTTTATCTATAACACTGAGCCGGCTTGCCGGGCGGTAGTTGCCATGCGCTATTTACATCCGGAATCTGAGCTGCTAATGGCTGAGAAGGTGCAGGATGCTTTTTATGCGGGTAATAACGATGTTACAAATGGCGTTGTGCTGGCTGAGATTGCTTCTACCTTCGGGATTGAAGAAGATACCTTTCTGGAGAAGTTTAACTCCGATGACATGAGAGAGAAAACCAAGCAGGATTTTGTGATCGCCCGCCACCTGCAGGCCATTGCTTTCCCGAGTATGTACCTGCTCAACGGACATGAAGTGCATCTGCTGAGCCGAGGTTATAGAACGTATGAAGCTATGGATATGCTGCTCAAGAATGCACTAAAACAGATCAACGACCTAAAATAA